The window GTTTAGACAGCGTAAGTTTGGTCTTTGATGAAATGCAAATGTTCAATCCTGCCACTTCCATGGTATCTATGGAAGTGTTCCTAAAAAACACATTGCTTGAAAAGGGCACATGGTACACTAGCGAAACCTATCAAAATAATAAGCCCGGAGAAGTTTATGAATACTCAAACCTTGGAACTACATTAGCAGCATTTATTCTGGAAAAAGCTACGGGAGAGAGCTTTGACAAGTTCACCGGAAAGCACATATTGAAACCTTTAAAGATGAATGCTTCCGGTTGGCATTTTAAAGATGTTGAATTTTCTAACCATTCCAAGCTTTACGCGGACCCAGCAACTGTTTTACCTTTTTATAGCCTGGTTACCTATCCTGATGGAAACTTCATCACTTCTGTAAACGATTTGAGTCTCTATCTTACCGAACTTATTAAAGGCTATAACGGAAATGGAACACTTTTGAACAAGGAAAGTTATATGGATTTTTTTCGTCCGCAACTCAAAGCTCATAATTTTACAGAAAGAAACGAAAGAAACCCATATAACGAAAGTTACAACGTTGGTATTTTTATCGGTTTTGGCTATTCGGGATATATTGGACATACCGGTGGTGATCCGGGAACTGCCTCTATGTTATTTTTTAATCCCAAAACCAATATTGGCCGAATACTAATAGTAAATACATCGTTTTCCGGAAAAGAAGGAAGTAGAGCTTTTTTCGGAATATGGGATATATTGGAGAAATACCAAGCTAAATTAGAAAACCAGAAATAGTGTTACTCAATCTTAATTATGGTATACTTAATCGGAATCATCATCAGTGCCTTTCTTTCTTTTTTGTTATTGACCAAAAAAAATAAAAGTATTGCTGATAAAATACTTTTTATTTGGCTTTTCGTTACGACATTGCATTTAACGATTTTTGCTTTTAAAGCAACGGAAAGACATTTTCAGATTCCTCATTTGCTGGGTATAGAGATATTGTTGCCTTTGGTTCACGGTCCATTTTTATTTCTATATATAACTGCTTTTTCTGTCCGCCCTCTAAAAATAAGCTACAGCCTGCTGCATTTTATCCCTTTTGTACTCGCAGTACTGCTCGCCCTCCCCTTTTTACTGCTTGATATTGATGCTAAAATACTGGTGTATCAAAATGACGGAAGGCCATTTCAAATCCATCGAAACATCATTTTCATAGCGACCCTTCTTTCAGGAACTACGTACTGCCTGCTTTCACTCTACCGCTTGTACAGGCACAAAAAAAAAGTAAAGGATATTTTTTCATATACCGAAAAAATTGATCTACAGTGGCTGTTCTACTTAACCGTTGGGTTATCGGGCATCTGGATGGTTTCGTTCTTTGCTGCCGATAAATACACCTTTATTTCGGTCGTGTTATATGTACTATTCATTGGGTATTACGGAATTAAACAAGTAGGCATTTTCACGAATCAACAGGCTGTGGTTCAGGAACCGGCAATACCTGAACCCTCTATTGGGATTAAAGTTCTGGATGAAACTCCTCCTGAAAATGTAAAATATGAAAATTCATCTCTTTCCGAAAAACAAATACAACAAATTCATACAAACTTACATCAGTTGATGCAGCGTGAAAAACCGCATTGTACGCCAGGACTGACCTTGCCCGATTTAGCAAAGCAACTGAATGTTCACCCCAACACGCTTTCGCAGGTGATAAACAGCGTAGAACAAAAGAATTTTTTCGATTATATAAATACATTACGGGTAGAAGAATTTAAG of the Zhouia spongiae genome contains:
- a CDS encoding serine hydrolase domain-containing protein encodes the protein MKFYSVLFFVTAFISCKNGKHTTQTESDILKDSLTMEIENFRENGIFNGFSVSIVDDKGTLYQKGFGFADIKNKKPYTDFTIQNIGSISKTFVGIALLKAQELGKLKLDDPVNKYLSFKVANPDFPDAEITIRHLATHTSGIVDNEFYLTRNYYLKEDQSLDSVSLVFDEMQMFNPATSMVSMEVFLKNTLLEKGTWYTSETYQNNKPGEVYEYSNLGTTLAAFILEKATGESFDKFTGKHILKPLKMNASGWHFKDVEFSNHSKLYADPATVLPFYSLVTYPDGNFITSVNDLSLYLTELIKGYNGNGTLLNKESYMDFFRPQLKAHNFTERNERNPYNESYNVGIFIGFGYSGYIGHTGGDPGTASMLFFNPKTNIGRILIVNTSFSGKEGSRAFFGIWDILEKYQAKLENQK
- a CDS encoding helix-turn-helix domain-containing protein; the encoded protein is MVYLIGIIISAFLSFLLLTKKNKSIADKILFIWLFVTTLHLTIFAFKATERHFQIPHLLGIEILLPLVHGPFLFLYITAFSVRPLKISYSLLHFIPFVLAVLLALPFLLLDIDAKILVYQNDGRPFQIHRNIIFIATLLSGTTYCLLSLYRLYRHKKKVKDIFSYTEKIDLQWLFYLTVGLSGIWMVSFFAADKYTFISVVLYVLFIGYYGIKQVGIFTNQQAVVQEPAIPEPSIGIKVLDETPPENVKYENSSLSEKQIQQIHTNLHQLMQREKPHCTPGLTLPDLAKQLNVHPNTLSQVINSVEQKNFFDYINTLRVEEFKTRAVKTENQKYTMLSLAYECGFNSKTSFNRNFRNITGQSPTEYLKHV